Genomic window (Tolypothrix sp. NIES-4075):
AGAAAAAGCTGCTTAATGCTCTGGTTTTAGTAGTAGAAAATCTCCGCAATCCGGAGGCTTTAGAGCCTGTTCTCAACGCGATGGGAAAAAGACACATTGGATATGGAGCAACTGCCAAATATTATGGACCAGTTGGAGAAGCACTGCTGATGTCTTTTGAGCAGTATCTCCAACAAGATTGGACACCCGAAGTAAAGCAAGCGTGGGTAGATGCCTACAGAGCAATTACCGCTTTGATGTTAAAAGGTGCTGGTGCAGAATCTGTACCAAAAGAAGCTCAATTAGAGTCGAAAATACCACCCAAACAAGCAGAATATCAACTACAGTCAATCCCAGAAAAAGAGCCTCAGGAGTTACCCGTAGAGTTACTCGAAAGCAGTTTCAAGAAAATTAAACCTCGCGCTGATGAATTTGCCGCTAGTTTTTACGAACACCTGTTTACAGGACACCCAGAACTGAAACCGCTGTTTGCCACAACTGATATGGCAAAGCAACAGAAAAAGCTGCTTAATGCTCTGGTTTTAGTAGTAGAAAATCTCCGCAATCCGGAGGCTTTAGAGCCTGTTCTCAACGCGATGGGAAAAAGACACATTGGATATGGAGCAACTGCCAAATATTATGGACCAGTTGGAGAAGCACTGCTGATGTCTTTTGAGCAGTATCTCCAACAAGATTGGACACCCGAAGTAAAGCAAGCGTGGGTAGATGCCTACAGAGCAATTACCGCTTTGATGTTAAAAGGTGCTAGTGCAGAATATCCACCAAAAGTTATCTCAGATCAAAAAGCAGCAGCCGAAGAAAAGCCAAGTAAATTAAAGGAATCTAAACCATTTCAGCCAGAAGTAGAGCAACAGAAAAAGCCTTTAATATCGATGCAGTGGAATGGTGAAATTCTCCCAAAAATCACAGCGAAAATTAGCGACAAATATCAGCAATTTCAACCAAAATTCTCAGTTGGGCAGTGGGGTGAAATCCTCAAACAAATTCCACTTAAAGCCATCGAGGCTTTCTGGATATCACCAGCATGGTTAGTTGCTACTGTTTCAGCCATCATATTCACAATATTTTTTGTGAGCATTGATGAAAATTCTTTGCTGGGAAAGGCTCTCGGTGCTGCTGATACTATTAGTCTCGTAGTTGCTTTAGTTCTAGTCATTAAAGAAGCTCCCGATCGCAGAAAACAATTTCACTACCAAGCTTGGAGTATCATCGACGCAGCGCACGGTGTAAAAGTTAGCTATGCCAGAATTCTAGCACTCCAAGATTTAAATGAAGATAATGTTTCTCTTAGAGGTTTAGATGCTACGGGTGCAGAGTTAATAGATATTAATCTCCCCAAAGCCAATCTGAGTGCAGCCAATTTTAACGAAAGCGACCTCAGTAATGCCAATCTAAGTAACACTAACCTCGATAATGCTAACCTCTCTGGTGCTAAAGTTTCTGGTGCTAATCTCAGTCATGCCAATCTGAGTTTTGCTCGGTTGAATAAGGCTAACCTCAGTAGTGCGAACCTCAGCAGCGCTAATTTGATTTGTGCTGACTTGAGTAATGCGAATATGAGCGGTGTCAATTTGAGAAATGCTACTTTGAATGGTGCTAACTTAGATGGTGCCTACCTAACTGGTGCAAATTTAAAAGGTGCTAAAGTGAGCATTTCTGAACTTAGTGCTGCTTTTATTGAAGGTGCGATTATGCCTGATGGTTCAAAACATCAGTCTCAGAAAGCTTCAAAATAGCGTCTCTGAGACTTGGTGAGAACTTGTTTTTTTAAGCGCGATCGTGTCAAGACATGCACATCAAAATTAGTTTGTCAATGGGTTCTTATATGGGAATGCATTTTCCGAGGTTCTGCCTCTTGTGACTGGAGGCAGAGCCTATGACGAGACATTCCCAAGCGCAACCTGGAACGAGAGTTATGGAATAGGAACTATTCTTAATAACCGCTCCATCACAGTTCTTGCCCTGCGTCCTCCCGCTGGAATCAGACGATGGCAAAGAACATAAGGAGCAAGAAACTTCACATCATCCGGAATCGCATAATCACGTCCTAACAGAAAAGCTAACGCCTGCGTAGCTCTTTGCAGAGCCATTGTACCGCGAGGACTGACACCAAGAGAAATTTCCTCATCTTGGCGCGTTGCCCGCACCAATTCCAAAATATACTGTTGCAATGAGCTTTCCACTCTTACCTGAGCGCAAATTTGGCGCAATTCTTGCACCTCTGCCAAAGTAATACAAGGTTGTAAATCAGCAACTTTGATATTCTTATCCACACTTTGCAGCATCTGTAATTCTTCTGCCTCAGAAGGATAGCCCAAACTCAAAGAAAGCATAAACCGATCCATCTGCGCTTCTGGCAAGGGAAAAGTACCTTGATATTCGATGGGGTTTTGAGTCGCAATCACAAAAAAAGGTGTCGGAACAGCGCGAGAAACACCATCTACCGTTACTTGTTGTTCTTCCATAACTTCCAGCAAAGCTGACTGAGTGCGGGGTGTAGCACGATTGATTTCATCAGCTAGCAGCACATTGGCAAATATTGGACCGGGGAGAAAGCTAAATTCGCCGCTTTTTGGGTTCCAAATATTGACACCAGTAATGTCAGTAGGAAGTAAATCTGGGGTGCATTGTAAGCGTTGAAATTTGCCATCAATAGAACGAGCTAGAGACTTTGCCAGCAGGGTTTTACCGACTCCGGGGACATCTTCTAGCAAAGCGTGACCACCACCTAACAAAGCAACTAATACTAAACGTATTGCCTCACTTTTACCAACGATGGTAAGAGCGAGATTTTGTGTTAGCGCGTCAATTTTTTTTCTCATGCACTGGGGGGAATGGTTAGTTGTTAGTTGTTAGTTGTTAGTTGTTGGTTGTTAGTCGTTGGTTGTTGGTTGTTAGTTGTTATTTGTCTACTAACCCTTCGGGTTCGGCAGTCGCTCATGGGGGAAACCCCCAAGACCGCGCTGCCTCACCACTAACCCTTCGGGTTCGGCAGTCGCTCATGGGGGAAACCCCCAAGACCGCGCTGCCTCACCACTAACTCTCATTAGTATTCCCACTCAGAACTTGTTTTGCAGCAATGCAGTCAAGTTGAATTTGTGTTTTCAGGTCTTCTAGAGAAGAAAATTTTTGTTCTGGGCGCAAAAATTTGGCGAGTTGCACTGTTAGATTTTTGCCGTACAAATCGCCAAACCAATCTAACAGATGCACTTCTACGGTTGGATGAGTGCCGTTTACAGTTGGACGATTACCTATATTCATTACGCCTTCGATGACCGAATTTTCGTTTTCTTCGATAAAAACGCGAACTGCGTAAACACCTTGACGGGGCAAAAACTTTTCTTTAGGTAATTGCAAATTGGCAGTGGGAAAGTTAATAGTTCTGCCAATTTGTTGACCTTGGACGACAACACCAATTAGGGTATAAGGATGCCCTAAAAGTTGGTTAGCGAGTTCAATGTTGCCGTTTGCTAAATGTTGACGAATCAGTGAAGTGCTAATACGAGCCTCCTCGGTGGAAGTGACACTCTCACCTGCATGAGTTTGGATGGGAACGATGGTAACGGGAATGTTATACTTGGCGGCGAGAAATTGTAAATGTTTGGCGGTACCGCTGCGCTTTTTCCCAAAACAAAAATCTTCGCCGACGCTAATTTGCTGACATTGCAATTGTTGCACGAGAATTTTTTCTACGAATTCTTCGGGAGTCAAAGCTGATAATTCTTTACCAAAGGGTAATAGTACCAATTGTTCGATGCCAAG
Coding sequences:
- a CDS encoding globin domain-containing protein, which produces MSLNIELLEQSFEKIKPRADEFAASFYEHLFTGHPELKPLFATTDMAKQQKKLLNALVLVVENLRNPEALEPVLNAMGKRHIGYGATAKYYGPVGEALLMSFEQYLQQDWTPEVKQAWVDAYRAITALMLKGAGAESVPKEAQLESKIPPKQAEYQLQSIPEKEPQELPVELLESSFKKIKPRADEFAASFYEHLFTGHPELKPLFATTDMAKQQKKLLNALVLVVENLRNPEALEPVLNAMGKRHIGYGATAKYYGPVGEALLMSFEQYLQQDWTPEVKQAWVDAYRAITALMLKGASAEYPPKVISDQKAAAEEKPSKLKESKPFQPEVEQQKKPLISMQWNGEILPKITAKISDKYQQFQPKFSVGQWGEILKQIPLKAIEAFWISPAWLVATVSAIIFTIFFVSIDENSLLGKALGAADTISLVVALVLVIKEAPDRRKQFHYQAWSIIDAAHGVKVSYARILALQDLNEDNVSLRGLDATGAELIDINLPKANLSAANFNESDLSNANLSNTNLDNANLSGAKVSGANLSHANLSFARLNKANLSSANLSSANLICADLSNANMSGVNLRNATLNGANLDGAYLTGANLKGAKVSISELSAAFIEGAIMPDGSKHQSQKASK
- a CDS encoding bifunctional riboflavin kinase/FAD synthetase, which codes for MVNLSQTGCAVWVASDTKLALTPTAVALGKFDGVHRGHQRVIAPILQQANRENREKESNTNYIYSTVVTFYPHPQEFFTGIPHALLTPVDEKVQLLRSLGIEQLVLLPFGKELSALTPEEFVEKILVQQLQCQQISVGEDFCFGKKRSGTAKHLQFLAAKYNIPVTIVPIQTHAGESVTSTEEARISTSLIRQHLANGNIELANQLLGHPYTLIGVVVQGQQIGRTINFPTANLQLPKEKFLPRQGVYAVRVFIEENENSVIEGVMNIGNRPTVNGTHPTVEVHLLDWFGDLYGKNLTVQLAKFLRPEQKFSSLEDLKTQIQLDCIAAKQVLSGNTNES
- a CDS encoding AAA family ATPase — translated: MRKKIDALTQNLALTIVGKSEAIRLVLVALLGGGHALLEDVPGVGKTLLAKSLARSIDGKFQRLQCTPDLLPTDITGVNIWNPKSGEFSFLPGPIFANVLLADEINRATPRTQSALLEVMEEQQVTVDGVSRAVPTPFFVIATQNPIEYQGTFPLPEAQMDRFMLSLSLGYPSEAEELQMLQSVDKNIKVADLQPCITLAEVQELRQICAQVRVESSLQQYILELVRATRQDEEISLGVSPRGTMALQRATQALAFLLGRDYAIPDDVKFLAPYVLCHRLIPAGGRRARTVMERLLRIVPIP